A genomic segment from Sparus aurata chromosome 10, fSpaAur1.1, whole genome shotgun sequence encodes:
- the ccnb1ip1 gene encoding E3 ubiquitin-protein ligase CCNB1IP1, translating to MSLCDDTLLCNFPKCRTKLNGFAWVTACSHAFCEQHGSSELSRSPAICPACSSALSGKLDIVRTELSPSEEYKAMVLAGLRPDIVLDISGRALAFWSYQVHQEHMYQEYSLSRAEAQLKQMEKVLTQQNQCRELELTAMKGEIASLKKVMEDYKRKYSEVSERLMERNRQYQKLQGLYDSLRLRNMVVGVGEKDTLPQPGPHQNFNAGVTRQATPQRSPQFLSMSHDGESRFFSCLEADGAKTFFQFSSPARERGRPMIKKH from the exons ATGTCTCTCTGCGACGACACACTCCTGTGTAACTTCCCAAAGTGTCGGACCAAGCTGAACGGATTCGCCTGGGTCACGGCCTGCTCGCATGCTTTCTGCGAGCAGCACGGGTCCAGCGAGCTCAGCCGCTCCCCGGCCATCTGCCCGGCCTGCTCCTCTGCGCTGTCTGGGAAGCTGGACATTGTGAGGACGGAGCTGTCGCCCTCTGAGGAGTACAAAGCCATGGTGCTGGCAGGTCTGCGACCAGACATAGTGCTGGACATCAGTGGCCGGGCTCTGGCCTTCTGGAGCTATCAG GTCCATCAGGAGCACATGTATCAAGAGTACAGTCTGTCGCGGGCCGAGGCACAGCTGAAGCAGATGGAGAAGGTGTTGACCCAGCAGAACCAGTGCAGAGAACTGGAGCTCACCGCCATGAAGGGGGAAATCGCCTCTCTGAAGAAA GTGATGGAGGATTATAAGAGGAAGTACAGCGAAGTGTCCGAGAGGCTGATGGAGAGGAACAGGCAGTACCAGAAGCTACAAGGGCTGTATGACTCTCTGAGGCTGCGCAACATGGTAGTGGGTGTGGGGGAAAAAGACACGCTGCCACAACCGGGACCACATCAGAACTTCAACGCGG GGGTGACTCGGCAGGCGACTCCCCAGAGAAGCCCTCAGTTCCTCTCCATGAGCCACGATGGGGAAAGCAGATTCTTCTCCTGCCTGGAGGCAGACGGAGCCAAGACCTTCTTCCAGTTCAGCTCCCCCGCCAGGGAGAGAGGCCGGCCAATGATCAAGAAGCACTGA
- the ttc5 gene encoding tetratricopeptide repeat protein 5, giving the protein MAEEEKSGEPVKDKNELEIMKELVDELYNFRDCYFETHGVEEAGRKQSDVAKEIEKTLKKLEEKEDHFKHKAEFLLQKGRCLNVAPDFSAVAEECLSRAVKLEPGLVDGWNTLGEQYWKKGDLIGAKNCFTGALQQSKNKVSLRNLSMVLRQLPAADSAAHAKQVMESVDMARQAVQLDVTDGTSWYILGNANVSLFFSCGQNPQLSQQALSAYAQSEKVDRAASCYPELHFNRSTLFQYEEMFSSALGGYSRAAELDPGWEEPLEREKQLLEYLRKVTELLQNKGKVKARRLRTMLSNLSTSALGPCSSPEFRSPTGRVGSLEPRTLSSLTQGHNAGVAALGKVVFSLASEGRMAFTFGMVDSEETCIVVMVYNTADSWGVLIGDSVVIPEPQVKRNSITHKDESFDFRSIRVDSPLLLIVNGKKQNVQSQLAASVSYKPLSE; this is encoded by the exons ATGGCggaagaggagaagagtggTGAGCCAGTGAAAGACAAAAACGAACTGGAAATTATGAAG GAGCTGGTGGATGAGCTGTATAATTTCCGAGATTGCTATTTCGAGACTCACGGCGTGGAGGAGGCTGGGAGGAAACAAAGCGATGTCGCAAAGGAGATAGAGAAGACTttgaagaagctggaggagaaagaag ATCACTTTAAACACAAAGCAGAGTTCCTGCTGCAGAAGGGCAGGTGCCTGAACGTCGCTCCTGACTTCAGTGCCGTGGCGGAGGAGTGCCTTTCCCGCGCCGTGAAGCTGGAGCCTGGCCTGGTGGACGGCTGGAACACGTTAGGGGAGCAGTACTGGAAAAAAGGAGACCTGATCGGTGCCAAGAACTGCTTCACTGGAGCCCTGCAACAG AGCAAGAACAAAGTGTCTCTACGTAacctgtccatggtgctgagaCAGCTGCCGGCAGCGGACAGCGCCGCACATGCAAAGCAGGTGATGGAGAGCGTGGACATGGCCCGACAAGCCGTCCAGCTGGATGTCACAGACGGGACATCCTGGT ATATACTGGGAAACGCCAATGTGTCCCTGTTTTTCAGCTGTGGGCAGAATCCACAGTTGTCTCAACAAGCTTTAAGTGCCTATGCACAATCT GAGAAAGTAGACAGAGCCGCCTCCTGTTACCCAGAGCTGCATTTTAACCGATCCACACTGTTCCAGTATGAGGAGATGTTCAGCTCAGCGCTCGGCGGCTACAGCCGAGCGGCGGAGCTCGACCCGGGCTGGGAGGAGCCTCTAGAGAgggagaagcagctgctggagTATCTGCGGAAAGTCACGGAACTCTTGCAGAACAAG GGGAAGGTGAAGGCTCGTCGGCTACGGACGATGCTCTCTAACCTCAGCACGTCGGCCTTGGGTCCCTGCTCCTCGCCCGAGTTTCGTTCCCCGACAGGCCGCGTAGGCAGCCTGGAGCCCCGAACTCTTTCTTCCCTCACGCAAGGCCACAACGCCGGGGTGGCCGCCCTGGGCAAGGTGGTGTTCAGCCTGGCCTCCGAGGGTCGCATGGCCTT TACGTTTGGCATGGTGGACAGCGAGGAGACATGTATAGTGGTGATGGTGTACaacacagcagacagctggGGCGTCCTGATAGGAGACTCTGTAGTCATTCCTGAACCTCAGGTCAAGCGAAACAGTATAACACATAAAGATGAG TCATTTGACTTCAGGAGTATACGAGTGGactcccctctgctcctcatcGTCAACGGCAAGAAGCAAAACGTCCAAAGTCAGCTCGCTGCCTCCGTCAGCTACAAGCCCCTGAGTGAATGA
- the mettl3 gene encoding LOW QUALITY PROTEIN: N(6)-adenosine-methyltransferase subunit METTL3 (The sequence of the model RefSeq protein was modified relative to this genomic sequence to represent the inferred CDS: deleted 1 base in 1 codon), which translates to MSDTWSNIQAHKKQLDSLRERLQRRRKDPAQLSGDGGSSTEGSTARSDSPGPSAPFQPQEEKEKPPDPELEKRLLGYLSDLSLSMPTDSLALTNELNSSGTDVSHGCIQSLLLKFSAQELIEVRQPALASSSTASSPSIVVSVDHTKLWAMIGSAAGAQRTGVKRKAEDPTHSKRAPGFPPSLQSSASPPRTSFTSVTPASSTQMAGPSASGSGADKKGRSSKNPSSHLDMEIESLLNQQSTKEQQSKKVSREILELLNASTAKEQSIVEKFRSRGRAQVQEFCDHGTKEECVRSGDTPQPCTKLHFRRIINKHTDESLGDCSFLNTCFHMDTCKYVHYEIDSPPEAEGCLLGPQAGTTELGLHAGDADSNVGKLFPSQWICCDIRYLDVSILGKFAVVMADPPWDIHMELPYGTLTDDEMRKLNIPILQDDGFLFLWVTGRAMELGRECLSLWGYDRVDEIIWVKTNQLQRIIRTGRTGHWLNHGKEHCLVGVKGNPQGFNRGLDCDVIVAEVRSTSHKPDEIYGMIERLSPGTRKIELFGRPHNVQPNWVTLGNQLDGIHLLDPDVVARFKKRYPDGVISKPKNMQ; encoded by the exons ATGTCGGACACATGGAGCAACATTCAGGCGCACAAGAAGCAGTTGGACTCTCTGCGGGAGAGGCTGCAGCGGCGGCGGAAGGATCCCGCACAGCTGTCCGGGG ACGgtggcagcagcacagagggCTCCACAGCCAGGAGTGACAGTCCCGGC CCGTCTGCACCGTTTCAGCctcaggaggagaaggagaaaccaCCAGACCCCGAACTAGAGAAGAGGCTGCTGGGATATCTCTCTGATCTGAGTCTTTCGATGCCAACAGACTCACTCGCCCTCACAAATGAACTCAACAGT TCTGGGACAGATGTCAGTCATGGATGCATCCAGAGCCTGCTGCTAAAGTTTTCCGCTCAGGAGCTCATCGAGGTCCGTCAGCCCGCTTTAGCCTCTTCTTCTACCGCTTCCTCCCCCTCAATTGTGGTGTCAGTGGACCACACGAAACTGTGGGCCATGATCGGGTCCGCGGCCGGAGCCCAGCGGACCGGAGTCAAGAGAAAGGCAGAAGATCCGACCCACAGTAAAAGAGCTCCAGGCTTCCCGCCCTCGCTCCAGAGCTCGGCCTCTCCTCCGCGCACTTCCTTCACCTCGGTCACACCGGCTTCCTCAACACAGATGGCGGGGCCTTCAGCATCGGGGAGCGGGGCTGACAAGAAGGGCAGGAGCAGCAAAAACCCGTCGTCTCATTTGGACATGGAGATAGAGAGCCTCCTGAACCAACAGTCCACTAAAGAGCAGCAGAGCAAGAAG GTGAGCAGAGAGATCCTGGAGCTGCTGAACGCCAGCACAGCTAAAGAGCAGTCCATCGTGGAGAAGTTCCGGTCCCGCGGCCGAGCTCAGGTCCAAGAGTTCTGCGACCACGGGACCAAAGAGGAGTGCGTGCGCTCCGGGGACACACCGCAGCCGTGCACCAAGTTACACTTCCG GCGCATCATCAACAAGCACACAGACGAGAGCCTCGGCGACTGCTCCTTCCTCAACACCTGTTTCCACATGGACACCTGCAAGTACGTCCACTACGAGATCGACAGCCCCCCGGAGGCCGAGGGGTGCCTGCtggggccccaggccgggaccaCGGAGCTCGGGCTTCACGCGGGGGACGCGGACAGCAACGTGGGCAAACTGTTCCCCTCACAG TGGATCTGCTGTGATATCCGCTACCTGGACGTGTCCATCCTGGGGAAGTTTGCCGTGGTGATGGCCGACCCTCCGTGGGACATCCACATGGAGCTGCCCTACGGCACGCTGACTGACGACGAGATGAGAAAGCTCAACATTCCCATCCTGCAAGATGAcggcttcctcttcctctgggTCACTGGCAG GGCTATGGAGCTGGGCAGAGAGTGTCTCAGCCTGTGGGG ctatGACCGCGTGGATGAAATCATCTGGGTGAAAACCAACCAGCTCCAGAGAATCATCCGCACGGGACGGACGGGCCACTGGCTGAACCACGGGAAGGAGCACTGTCTC GTGGGTGTGAAGGGAAACCCTCAGGGCTTCAACAGAGGTTTGGACTGTGACGTTATTGTTGCAGAG GTCCGCTCCACCAGTCACAAACCAGATGAGATCTACGGCATGATCGAGAGACTGTCGCCCGGCACCAGGAAGATTGAGCTTTTCGGTCGACCCCACAATGTCCAGCCCAACTG GGTAACCCTTGGAAACCAGCTCGATGGCATTCATCTGTTGGATCCGGACGTCGTGGCTCGGTTTAAGAAGCGCTACCCGGACGGCGTCATCTCCAAACCCAAAAACATGCAGTGA